The Pyrus communis chromosome 5, drPyrComm1.1, whole genome shotgun sequence region TATCTCGTGTACCGgtaacattgaaaaatctttcttcACAATACTCAGTACTATTTGATCCAGCTAATCAAGTCTCGGACTTCCCGAACGAGCTTGCTGACATGCCAcgcttttcttttttatttatatatatttttgtccttttgatcAACCCCTCTCGGAAGTTtacatttttttcctttgatttttttGGTAGACAACCCCTCTTGGAAGTTTAGCTTTAGGAATATTTTAACACTTGGAATCTTCCCAATTCATAACATCTGTCAGATTAAGTTACACGTCCTTTTCCTACATTGAATTCCAAGGGATCATGATTCTCTCCAGAGCAAAGGATAAGGATACTCCTGATCAAGTTTATCAGACCGTTAAAATTTTAACTAATGATTACAAATAAAAGacctctttaaaagttataataattgttgaATAAGCTTGGTCAGAGTGATCCTCATCCTTTGCTAAAGAGAGGATTTTGACCAAAAGCATTCGATAGAAAATGATATTTATACACtcattctttttaatttgcacCCTGTATTTGTTTTTATCTGTTTTCTTTTCACTCTTTCAATGTAACGACAACAAGTATTAGTTGGGCATATGTAGTAATCTATTACTTCTCTGTCGAATTCGATTGAGAATGGCAGCTGGGAGGTTTACCTTGCTTTACTGCATGCTAGACGGTTAAGGGAGTCTTTTCAGAACTGTTGTTGGTCTTGGATTTCAAGACCAGCTAACATTACGGTGAACTTCTTGACGTCGCAGTGTTGTGCGGAGATGTGTGAGGTTTCTTGGGTCAATAGACCCTCATCTTCGTTAGCTTTTGTACTTCATAATGATGGCTTACCCTGTCCTCCTTGATGGTTATGGACAGTGGAGGGAGTGACGGAGTAGAGTGGCTATGGTGTCTTCCTTTTATCTCCCTCTGCTGTGTTGTTTGCTTGCCTTGCGGTAGGCTTTCTTTGTATGTTTGGCTTCTTAGCCTGGGTATTGTATTCCcattttccccaaaaaaaaaaaaaaaaaaacaaaacaatgatgtGTTAAAGTTAACTCGTAACAATACTAGGCTTTTCTAATAGAGTGATATTTATGcttcattttcatattttgCACTCTTaactttgatattttattttattttaatttgttaaagtcAACCATGATCATCATCTTATATTCTAAAGGAGAAAGAGATCGCATaatattcaaagtttgaagaGAGTACTAAGGAAGATTAAGCTCAAGTTGATCATCCATGGTTTTCAAATCTACAAAACTGCATTCATGTGTATACTCCTAGTCCCCTAACCAAATTATTAACTCTAGGCTTCACTAAAACAAATAGTTCACTCAAAAAGGCCCAAAACCTTTACATTTATCGACTCTTCTAAACATGCAAAAACGAGCCAAAATACTCATTCTTGATACATAACGGTATTATCTCCTAAAGTATATCATATGCTAGtcacgtgacttaaattgataGAATTTGAATAAAATAGTCTTGAATCTTATAGCAGGGATGAAAtttgcaatttttaatgaatttaaaaaaacttaattttcactCGGATAATAATTGATGACCAAGTTGGCAACGTACTCTATTTTTAAAGCTGCAATTGAGACAAGAAGTTTAAGAGCAACACATGTGAAAGTATAAAACCACGTACTTTGGCTGTGGAATAGCCCTTTCAATTTTCTCACGTTTCCAGATTCCATTTGCAATTGGCATTGCCAGGTTGGGTGATTTTCATCTTTGATCCATCTATCATCACTTAGAAACTTTGGAAAGGACTGCTCTACTCTAAGACATCTCAATGTCAAATCGAATAAGATCACGATATCACAAATTTTGTGAGGGAAAATACGAAGGAAACTAAACTTTTAGACCATTGTTTATTGACTGCATGATGTTATGATTGAGCTCTTATTTTAAAACGTTAAAGAAATCCAACCATCAATTACcacattatataatttataaaagataatataaaaatttgatctctttAAAATCAGTTATTTGTGAGAGGCATATGATACGATGTCATAATTGATGTGGGTGGAGGAATCCCTTTGGTTCCTCCCtctttacaaaaaatatatatattcacaatTTTGTAATTGGAGAATGGAGATATCCAATAGGGCTTTAAGACTTCCCTCACAAGTCTCAACTACTTCCTCACCATGTAGTCTCAAGTACCACTTCTTCTCCTCCAAAATAATGACCTATCTTTATCTCAAGTTACATAATTACCACTCAATCTTACCATATTTGTCGACAGACTTTTTCGTAACTAGCCCGTCTAATTTTACGGTCTCAAGGTCATTCTCCAGCTGTAACTTTTATAAAACAATAAGTGCTGAACTTTTTATAAATTCTCTAATTTTATTGCGTATGCATGTGTAAAACATAATAAACTCACACAACAAAcataattgaaattgaaaaagtgCATCTATTACTATTTGTTAAAAGCTGAAATTTTTCGTCGGCAAGAAAAATACATAGCCCACCGATGCAGTACGTTGGGGGGCTTGTGAATCATATTTAATGTGACAACAATGTAAATATTCAAATGCTTAGAAATATCTTGGCCCACAAATTGTGGCGTAATCTTTTTAACTATTAATTCTGAATGGTAACGCAGGTCTCCTTCAAACCATTTTTGACCAAGCAAAATTTTTGAGGTTGGGGTGGTGGAGCAGTTGGCTAGCGCGTAGGTTTCATAGCTTCTGACTGGTCTTGAGGTCGAGAGTTCGAGCCTCTATCACCCTgttcatttttatcttttgcAATTATAGGAAACGAAAACATTTGAACGCTCAACTTCAAACAACACAAGCGTGGTCTAGTAATATTTATCTTTTACAGTTTTAAATGATATCCTCATAGTTAGAATTTTCATATGATTTCTTTAACATTTTCAATTTCTAACACCATCATAGTCTAATAGTATTTCTCTTtcacaattttaaaaaaatatctcAAGAGTTCCAATCCCCGCTCCCCAAatgattaaacaaaaaacaatatacTGTACTGAGATTCCAGTACCAGCCATACATCATTACATCTGGTCCGTAGAAACAGAAACATGTCAAACTCCATAGGCTATGCCAAATATAAACATTTCATCACTGCAAAACATGGCTGGTACTCCCACATTTTATAGCAGCAATAAGAAACCACTAAGTCTGGCATATTATTCATTGTGAGACGCTCATCTATCACCACTGCCCGTATAAAACTAATTCCCGagcaaaaacaaagaacaatatTGCACCTAGAACCGTGTTGAAAAGGTATACTGATGGGGGACTTGTTAATGGGGGGGAAGTTTCCCAGGAAATCAAAGAACAGCTCATCCAATTGCCGGCGGTGGTTGCATTGTGCGTCCGCTTCAAACCCTTTTCTGTATTATTGCCTTGAACCGCCTCTGCGTCTTTGTTAGATTCTGTTATAAAGTTCCTCTTCGTGGGAAAATCAACAGCAGCTCGACGCTCTGCAGCTTCTTTGGCCTGCAAAAATAAACCAGATTAAGTCGTGGAAATAGGCTCTCCAAAGAATCATTATTCATGTTCTCCGTGCTGCAGCTTGGGTTCTCTCACTCACCTTGCTTTGCTGCTGTTTTAATTCATTAACTTTGCCTAGCGCTACGAGGGCACTTGTTAGAAGGTCGGCCGGCCCTGATTGAAGACGATCAGTCTCAGGTTTAGGTAATACATCGATAGAGGAAGCAGCCTGTCTGAAGATCTGGTTACGAAGCATAACGGCTTTCTCTCTTCCGGAGAGGCTCGAACCAGCTTGTGGCACACTAAGAATTTGTGAACTCATGcactaaaaaataataataatcagaAACATGAGCAAGTTTCCAAAGCTTCCAGTACCAAAAAGTTAAGCGAAGTTTTGGCAGAACGCTTTTTTACCTGTGCAACTCCACGTGCATGTGGTACTTCTGTGTCTGAGTCACTGCTTACTCCACAATCCTCTAAATACACCTTCCTAGGTGACTCTGGCAGAGTGGAGTCATTAAAGACGTTAGTGTGAGTCATTTCTTCACTGGAATCCTGATACGGGTCAACAATAAGTGTATTTGCGAACTCCTCGTCTGAATTTTCATCCCGTTCATCAGCTGCAAGTGCAGATTGCATTCCATGGTAC contains the following coding sequences:
- the LOC137733436 gene encoding NAC domain-containing protein 5-like translates to MASNGIPFTRAAAGGISLRVGFRFRPTEEELIGHYLQLKLRGMDSLVSDVIREINMCNHEPWDLPEMSLIKSDDEEWYFYNRPIYKKNSRNDTERATSEGFWKITGPVKDVRARDNKTIGKKRILTFYRGRGRNAQITPWVMHEFYIPQISPNANQRDFVLCHVKKNCHVKKKSSKNTDVATCDEGESSNHNNAPDFENQPQPPHNMGAEEEHNQPPQNLDIFQWHMGSMPANAHDNNEYHGMQSALAADERDENSDEEFANTLIVDPYQDSSEEMTHTNVFNDSTLPESPRKVYLEDCGVSSDSDTEVPHARGVAQCMSSQILSVPQAGSSLSGREKAVMLRNQIFRQAASSIDVLPKPETDRLQSGPADLLTSALVALGKVNELKQQQSKAKEAAERRAAVDFPTKRNFITESNKDAEAVQGNNTEKGLKRTHNATTAGNWMSCSLISWETSPPLTSPPSVYLFNTVLGAILFFVFARELVLYGQW